Proteins from one Erythrolamprus reginae isolate rEryReg1 chromosome 6, rEryReg1.hap1, whole genome shotgun sequence genomic window:
- the SYT10 gene encoding synaptotagmin-10 yields the protein MSFPKEDRVGGLCHKALQIISELCLGGQVELEKCSGIFPLETSNQGISRTDISVSLLAVVVGFCGLALLLVSLFVFWKLCWPWWRSKPTASETTSVPQSTTTVPPEFLETNEKKESLIKENGKPSTHILEAAMKISHTSPDIPAEVQNALKEHLIKHARMQRQITEPTSSSRHNSFRRHLPRQMQVSSIDFNMGPEPVLQRGETTTSIGRIKPELYKQKSVDSEGKKEDVKTCGKLNFTLKFDYENELLLVTIIKALELPAKDFTGTSDPYVKIYLLPDRKKKFQTRVHRKTLNPVFNETFQFPVAYDQLCNRKLHFSVYDFDRFSRHDMIGEVILDNFFEVSDLSREATVWKDIHCATTESIDLGEIMFSLCYLPTAGRMTLTVIKCRNLKAMDITGSSDPYVKVSLMCDGRRLKKRKTTTKKNTLNPVYSEAIVFDIPPENVEQVSLSIAVVDYDRVGHNEVIGVCRTGLDAEGLGRDHWNEMLAYPRKPITHWHPLVELPGRATSFDSQGSCSSPKPPLTP from the exons ACATCTCTGTCAGCCTGTTGGCAGTGGTCGTGGGCTTCTGTGGGCTCGCCTTGCTGCTAGTCTCGCTCTTCGTCTTCTGGAAGTTGTGTTGGCCATGGTGGCGAAGCAAACCCACCGCTTCAGAAACAACAAGCGTCCCTCAGAGCACCACCACCGTTCCCCCTGAGTTTTTGGAAACCAACGAGAAAAAGGAAAGCCTTATTAAAGAAAACGGGAAGCCTTCGACACATATCCTGGAAGCAGCGATGAAAATCAGCCACACTTCCCCGGACATTCCTGCAGAAGTCCAAAATGCTTTAAAAGAACATCTCATCAAACATGCACGAATGCAAAGGCAGATTACAGAGCCTACATCTTCGTCCAG GCATAATTCTTTCAGGAGACATTTGCCAAGGCAAATGCAAGTGTCTAGCATCGATTTTAACATGGGTCCAGAACCAGTTTTACAAAGAGGGGAGACCACCACCAGCATTGGACGGATAAAACCTGAGCTTTACAAGCAAAAATCCGTGGATTCCGAAGGCAAGAAAGAGGATGTGAAAACCTGTGGAAAACTCAACTTTACACTCAAATTTGATTATGAAAATGAACTGCTTTTGGTCACCATCATTAAAGCTTTGGAGTTACCAGCTAAAGACTTTACGGGAACTTCAGACCCATATGTGAAAATCTACCTTCTTCCagacaggaaaaaaaagtttcagACAAGGGTTCATAGGAAGACTTTAAACCCTGTCTTTAACGAAACTTTTCAGTTTCCTGTGGCCTATGATCAACTTTGCAACAGGAAGCTACATTTCAGTGTGTATGATTTTGACAGGTTTTCTAGACACGATATGATTGGGGAAGTTATTCTTGATAACTTTTTTGAAGTTTCTGATCTATCTAGAGAGGCCACAGTATGGAAAGACATCCATTGTGCCACTACT GAAAGCATTGATCTGGGGGAAATCATGTTTTCCCTTTGCTACTTGCCTACTGCAGGGAGGATGACCCTCACAGTCATCAAATGCCGAAATCTCAAAGCAATGGACATCACTGGTTCATCAG ATCCCTATGTCAAGGTATCTCTGATGTGTGACGGTCGACGCCTGAAAAAGAGGAAAACAACCACAAAGAAGAACACTCTCAACCCAGTATACAGTGAAGCTATCGTTTTTGACATTCCTCCTGAAAATGTGGAGCAAGTCAGCCTGTCCATTGCCGTCGTGGACTATGACCG AGTAGGGCACAATGAAGTGATCGGGGTATGTAGGACCGGACTTGATGCAGAAGGACTTGGAAGAGACCACTGGAATGAAATGCTGGCATATCCACGCAAACCAATAACTCACTGGCATCCATTAGTAGAG TTGCCAGGCCGAGCAACCAGCTTTGACAGCCAAGGATCCTGTTCGTCACCAAAACCACCACTTACACCCTAG